The genomic interval TGATGGTTTAATCTATGTAATTAGAAATGGTGGCTCTGACCATCAAATTGCGCCTTCGAAAAGAGTTAACATACATACTAAAAATGGAATTGTTAAAGGTGTTTTTGGTTGGCCTGCCATTCATACTCGTTTGCGCGATAAAGAGGAAATTCCGAAATTGAGTAATATCTTTATTGATTTGGGCTGCGAGAATAAAGAGCAAGTTGAAGCTCTAGGCGTTCATGTTGGATGTGTGATTACGTATCCTGATGAATTTATGATTTTGAACGAGAATAAATTTGTTTGCCGCGCGATTGATAATAGAATGGGCGGTTTTATGATTGCTGAAGTTGCTCGTTTATTAAAAGAAAACAATAAAAAACTTCCTTTTGGTTTATACATCGTAAATTCTGTTCAAGAAGAGATTGGTCTTCGCGGAGCGGAAATGATTGCACACAGAATTAAACCAAATGTTGCTATTGTTACTGATGTTTGTCACGACACTACCACACCGATGATTGACAAAAAAGTGGAAGGCGATTTAAAAATGGGCAAAGGTCCTGTTATTGGTTATTCTCCTGCTATTCAAAATAAATTACGCGATTTAATTGTAAATACTGCTGAAGACAATAAAATTCCTTTTCAAAGACACGCTACTTCTCGAGCTACAGGCACAGATACAGATGCTTTTGCTTACAGTAATGGCGGTGTACCATCGGCATTGATTTCTCTTCCTTTGCGTTACATGCATACAACTGTAGAAATGGTTCATAGAGATGATGTTGAAAATGTGATTCAGCTCATTTATGAGTCTTTGCTAAAAATTGAAAACAACGAGACTTTTTCTTATTTTAAATAAGATGTATCCTAAATGTAAATCTGGTCTTAATTTTATTTTGACCAGATTTACAAATAAAAACTAACATGAAAATACTACTACTCGAAGACGATTTTACTTTATCTAAAGAAATCTCAACATTCTTTGTCTCTAAAGAATTCGAGTGTACTCCTTATTATGATGGAACTTTTTTGCTGAAAAAATATTTCCCTTATGATTACGATATTATAATTCTTGATATAAATGTTCCTGGAATAAACGGAATTGAAGTTTGCAAAGGCATTCGAGAGATCGACAAAAAAACACCAATTATTATGCTAACTGCTTTTAGCGAAATTGAAGATAAATTATCTTCTTTTGATAGCGGCGCAGACGATTATTTGGTAAAACCATTTCATTTTGATGAATTATATGCTCGTGTTCAATCTCTTTTGAGAAGAAAAGAAGTGCCGCAGCAAATCGAGAACAAAATAGCGGTCAAAGATTTGGAAATTTTCGAAGATGAAATGAAAGTTTTTAGATCTGGCGGAGAAATAAAACTTACACCAAAAGAATTTAAATTGATTCTTATTCTCGCTCATGCAAAAGGAAAAGTATTATCAAAGCAGTTTATTGCCGAAAAACTGTGGGATTATCATATAGAAACCAATCAGAATACGATTGAAGTTTACATAAATTTCTTAAGAAAAAAGATAGATAAAGATCATGAAACCAAACTTATTCGTACCAAAGTAGGTTACGGATATTATTTAAGCGATCAGGAATGACATTAAAAAATCGAATATCACTTTTAGTCAGTTTGCTGTTTACCATTCTTTTTGGGCTGGCATCTACTGTGATATTCGTTTTATATTCCAATTATAGAAAAGAAGAATTTCGGGATCGTTTAGAAATCAAAGCATTATCTAATATTAAATTGTTAGTTAATGTAAAACAAGTTGATAATCAGCTATTAAAAATAATCGATCAAAACTCTATTAATAAGTTATACGATGAAAAGACTTTAGTTTTTGATTCAAATTATAAACTTATTTACAGCAGTATCGACGATGCCAAAATTAATTGGTCTGTTGATGATTTAAAATATTTAAAGAAAAATAAAACGTTTTTTAAACAGCAAGGTGATTACGAAGTCTACGGTGTTTTTTATGATACTAATGATAAAGATTTTTATGCCTTAATATCGGCGACAGATGATTACGGAAAAAAGAAATTGCTTTTTTTGCGTTACACCTTAATTGTATCTTATATCTTTTTCACTTGTTTGTGCTGGGTTATTACTTCATTTACTGTTAGAAAATTGATGAATCCGTTGAATGACTTTCATCAAAAAATAAAAAATATAAACGAAAACAATCTCGATACTCGAATTGAATCTAAAAGCAGTAAAAATGAAATTGATTTGATTGCAGATGAATTCAATTTTATGATGGATCGGATTGAAATTTCGTATCAAAAACAAAAGGAATTTACGGCTCACGCCTCTCACGAATTAAGAACACCGCTTTCGCGAATGACTTCGCAAATTGAAAATGCTGTTTCTGATCCTGATATTCAACCAAAAAACAAATCTTTCTTAAATGGAATATTGAGTGATGTTAATCATTTAAGCGAATTAATTCATTCACTTTTAATTCTTTCTAAAATAGATAATAAAAGGACTGAAAATCACGAAACGCAGCGAATAGACGAAATCTTGTTTTCTTCTATTGAAAAAATCAATAAAGCTTTTCCGGATTTTGTCATCCTTTTTGAAATTGAAGACAATGACAATCTTGATACTGCATTAGAAATACAAGGAAATAAAAATCTTTTAGAAATCGCTCTAACAAATGTTCTAAAAAATGCGTGCATTTATTCAGACAACAAGCAAGCCAAAGTCAAAATAAGCACCGATCATTATCATTTGATTGTATCGGTTTCTAATACCGGAAATACATTAAGCGAAGAAGAACAAAAAAATCTTTTTCAGCCTTTTATGCGCGGAGAAAACGCTAAAGGAACTTCTGGTTTTGGATTGGGTTTAAGAATTGTCCAAAGAATATTGACTTTACACAAAGCAAACATAATCTATTCAATACCAAATATTAACACGAATTTATTTCAGTTATTTTTCAATTTGTAAACTTTTTTAAGCTATTTTTAAGGTAGAATTTAAGGTCTCTTAAAGCCCGTTGATAGCATATTTGTACAAATTAAAAATGATACAATGAAAAAGTTATTCGCACTGCTGTTATTTGCACTTCTAAATCAAGCTGCAATAGCTCAAAAAACAGTTACTCTTCAAGACTGTGAAACGCAATTTTTAAAGAAGAATCTTTTTTTATTGGCATCTCAATATAATATTGATGCCTCGAAAGCGCTAACTATTCAAGCTCGTATCTGGGACAATCCGACAATTTCGGCTGAATTAAATGCCTATAATCCAGAACGAGATAAGTTTTTTGATGTAGGCAAAGAAGGTCAGAAAGCTTTTTCGATCGAGCAGCTTATTTATCTTGGCGGAAAGAAACGAAATGAAGTAAAATTGGCTCAAGCC from Flavobacterium sp. YJ01 carries:
- a CDS encoding M42 family metallopeptidase, with protein sequence MSTKSILKDTSIAFLESYLNNASPTGYESEGQKLWMNYLEPYVDNFITDTYGTAVGVINPDAPYKVVIEGHADEISWYVNYITDDGLIYVIRNGGSDHQIAPSKRVNIHTKNGIVKGVFGWPAIHTRLRDKEEIPKLSNIFIDLGCENKEQVEALGVHVGCVITYPDEFMILNENKFVCRAIDNRMGGFMIAEVARLLKENNKKLPFGLYIVNSVQEEIGLRGAEMIAHRIKPNVAIVTDVCHDTTTPMIDKKVEGDLKMGKGPVIGYSPAIQNKLRDLIVNTAEDNKIPFQRHATSRATGTDTDAFAYSNGGVPSALISLPLRYMHTTVEMVHRDDVENVIQLIYESLLKIENNETFSYFK
- a CDS encoding response regulator transcription factor — its product is MKILLLEDDFTLSKEISTFFVSKEFECTPYYDGTFLLKKYFPYDYDIIILDINVPGINGIEVCKGIREIDKKTPIIMLTAFSEIEDKLSSFDSGADDYLVKPFHFDELYARVQSLLRRKEVPQQIENKIAVKDLEIFEDEMKVFRSGGEIKLTPKEFKLILILAHAKGKVLSKQFIAEKLWDYHIETNQNTIEVYINFLRKKIDKDHETKLIRTKVGYGYYLSDQE
- a CDS encoding HAMP domain-containing sensor histidine kinase; the protein is MTLKNRISLLVSLLFTILFGLASTVIFVLYSNYRKEEFRDRLEIKALSNIKLLVNVKQVDNQLLKIIDQNSINKLYDEKTLVFDSNYKLIYSSIDDAKINWSVDDLKYLKKNKTFFKQQGDYEVYGVFYDTNDKDFYALISATDDYGKKKLLFLRYTLIVSYIFFTCLCWVITSFTVRKLMNPLNDFHQKIKNINENNLDTRIESKSSKNEIDLIADEFNFMMDRIEISYQKQKEFTAHASHELRTPLSRMTSQIENAVSDPDIQPKNKSFLNGILSDVNHLSELIHSLLILSKIDNKRTENHETQRIDEILFSSIEKINKAFPDFVILFEIEDNDNLDTALEIQGNKNLLEIALTNVLKNACIYSDNKQAKVKISTDHYHLIVSVSNTGNTLSEEEQKNLFQPFMRGENAKGTSGFGLGLRIVQRILTLHKANIIYSIPNINTNLFQLFFNL